The genomic DNA GTGCGTCATATAGAACGCAAAGCCGTGCTTGAAACCCAAGATGGGCGTGTGATGGAGTTTGACCCGAACGATCTGGCTCATGCGATGGCACTGGCGATGGAGAGAGCCACACTGCGGCAGGCTCAAGTCAGCCGGATTAAAGAAGAGTGGTACGCCGGAATGTATCACTTATTGAGCCGTGACTGTGCCGCGCCTAATGGCCAGTTTCCCATCGTGCCGTTTTGGGGATTTCGCAAAGACGCCAGTGGTGAGCCCTATGGTCTGATTGCTCGAGCCATTCCTGCGCAAGATGAAGTCAACTTTAGGCGCATTAAATTGACATGGTTACTGCAGGCCAAACGAGTCTTAATGGATGAAGATGCCACCAATATGAGCCAACAACAGATTTTAGAAGAGGTTGAACGACCCGATGGCCTGATTAAGCTCAACCCACAGCGGAAAAACCAAAAATCCATCAGCGAAGTGTTTCAGGTCCAACAAGATTTCAATATCGCCGCGCAGCAATTTAATGTGATGCAGGATTCGATGAAGCTTATCCAAGATACCATGGGTGTTTATGGAGCCTTCTTGGGGCAAGAATCCAACGCGACCAGTGGGATTGCGATTGCCAATCTGGTGGAGCAGGGGGCGACAACGCTTGCCGAAATCAACGATAACTACAACTTTGGATCGCAGCTATTGGGTGAACTGCTATTGGGATACATCCTTGAGGATATGCGTGAGCAGCACAATAAAGCGATTGTGATCAACCGCAATGACAAGCGAAAGCGCAAAACCGTGGTAATGAACCATGTCGATGAACAAGGGCTACTGACCAATGATTTGACCCGCTTACGCGCCCATATTGCGCTCGCTCCCATTCAGCAAACCGCTGCTTACAAATCGCAGTTGGCAGAGCGAATGATGATGATCACCGCGCAGTTGCCGCCAGAGGTACAAATCACCGTGATTGATTTAGTGCTTGAGCTTACCGATGTGCCGAATAAGCAAGAGTTTATGGAGCGTGTCCGCGCGGCGCTGAATATTGAAAAAGAGCCGGAGGATATGACTGAGGAAGAGCAGGCCGAGTTAGCCGCGCAAAAGCAGCAGGAGCAACAGCTTCAGCAAAAGCAGCTTGAATTGCAGATGCGGGAAATGGAGGCCAAGGTCCTCAAACTGGAAAGCGAAGCAAAGAACATCATGGCCAAGGCGCAGCGCGAAGAAGGTTTAACCGATAGCCAGCGCTACGACAATGCCAAAACCCAAGCCGAAACCAAGCGGATTTTGCAAGAAATCGAAAACCTCAATCTCGAAATGACTCAAATGCAAAGCCAGATGCTGCAAACCGTAGAGGCCATGATTGAACAGATGTAGAGGATTTATTTTACTTATTGTTATCCCAAGCTTCACGATGATTTTGAGGGCGAGTTTTGGTTGTTAAAAATAACTTACTAAGTGCTTGCAGCTAAGTTTTGTTTCAATTGAACTTGCCATGTGTGAAATGTAGAAAACCAAACTTGGTATATATTTGGTTGTTTTGCGCATAAGTCGGCTTGTTTCTCATCAATAATAAAGTGTTCTGTGTGCATATGGGGTTTGCATGTGACTACGATATAAAAATGATATTTGTATTATTTAAATTCCATTTATTGCGATTCATATCACATAAGATTATTTTTTGTTCACTTATTATTCTATGTAAATTTTCCATGAAAAATAACAAGGGATACACATGAAACTTACACATCTTGCTGCAATAACTAATTTAATACTTCTTTCGACTTCTAGTTTGGCTTCTGATTTCCTTATAGATGGTTCAGTGAAAACGAACAATATTCGCGTTGGTTCATATAATATTATGGCTTCTAGGATGGGAGATACGGATGCTATCGTTGAGGTGATTCGTAACATGAATGTTGATATCATTGGGTTACAAGAAGTTGATAACATGACCGGACGTTCTGGTAAGAACTTTAGCAAAAGTGGCTCAAGCCCTCTCAATCAAGCCGAATATATCGCCAAAAAATTAGGAATGAACTTTTATTTCTGTAAGGCTATAGAGCATGACGGTGGGGAGTATGGAACTGCTGTATTATCTAAATTTAAATTAAAATTAAATAAAAGTATGATTCTTCCAAATATTGAGGGGGCAGAGCAAAGAGCTGCTTGTGCTGTGGAAATTAATATTCCTAGTTATCCCGCACCTATTATGTTGGTCACTACTCATCTAGATTTTACAACTCAAGCGTTACGTGCAGAGCAAGTCAGAACACTTCAAACACAATTTTCATATTGGCAATTCAAACACGCCCTTCCTATTATCGTAGGTGATCTAAACTTACCTCCTCAATCAACAGAGTATCAAGATTTAACAGCGTGGTACAACGATACAGATAGTGAATTAAAATATACGGCCCCTTCATGGAATCCAGACCGTAAAATTGACTATATACTTACATCGAGTGCCCAAAAATGGGATATTAATAGTGTCTTTGTTCCGAAACCAACAGATAAAGCAACGACTGATAGTAAGCCATATGCCTTAATATCAGATCATTTACCGTTGATTGTTGAAATGAAACTTACTGAGCAATAAACTCAAAAAAATTATAACAAGAAGTTGGCCAATAAATTTATGGGCAACTTTGTTTTTCATCCATAAACCAACTTTTTAGTCGTGGTCATTGTTTTGCAATCTTATTATAAGGTCGATTGCTGGCATAACCATCCCTCATGAAAGGGAGTATTCTTGAATTTAGTAGGTCTTATGACTCAAGTTTTCAAACTAAATTCATCATCTATCCGCAACAGTTGAATTCCCAACCAACTTGCGGTAGATTTTCCAACAATACCAAAGCTGCCTCCGGGCAGCTTTTTTGTTTCTGGGCCCTGCCATTGGCGGGGTTTTTTATTGGCTGTCGGGAGTTGAGATGCCATTGAAAGAGCCGGAGAGCTGGACCCAACTCCAATCCATAGGCCTTGCGCTGATGGCGATTTGGGGAGGACTGGTGACTTATATCATCGATATTCGCAAAAAAAATCGTCCCTTTCGTTGGGTAGAAGCGCTGATGCAAATCATCGTCTCTGGATTTGCGGGCGCATTGTGTGCTTTGGCCGCGATGTACTTTGAATGGCCGCAAGAATTGGCGGGGTTTGCTTGTGGTATCAGTGGTTACGCAGGCTCGCGGATCCTTGCCATATTTGAGCGCAAATTTATTAGCTCTATCTCAAATCAGCCTTAAACGCCGAATGCTTTGTATTGCCCTCACATGCTTGGTTGGATGTGGGGGCTTTTTATTGGAGAAACGTCATGTTTGATGTGGTGTTCGAACGTCTCATGCCCCACGAAGGTGGCTTTCAATGTGACCCCAAAGATCGCGGCAACTGGACGGGAGGACGTATCGGCGTTGGTGAGCTTAAGGGCACCAATCGTGGTATTGCCGCGATGACTTACCCACATCTTGATATCAAAAACCTCTCTTATGAGCAGGTGAAGGCGATTTACTTCGAGGATTGGTGGCAAGCACTCGGTATGGCGCGTTTTCGTCCGGCGATGCAATACCAACTTTTTGATGCTGCGGTGCAGCATGGTTGGCATCGTGCCGTGAAAATGCTGCAAAACGCAGTGGGTGAAAAGCCTGACGGCATTATCGGCCCGAAGACGCTGTCGGCGACACAAACGATGGATCTCAATGATTTATTGATGCGCTACATCGCCTATCGCATCACGTTTTACACCAAAGTTTCGACCTTCAACGAATACGGACGAGGGTGGATGCGCCGAGTCGCGCAGTGCTTGCTATTCGCCGCAATGGACAATGACCTTTAAGGGGAACTTATGGATATTTTGAAAAGCCGTAAAGTGATCCGAGCGTTGGTGGCGTTATTGGCGGCACTGATGCTGTCATTAGGCTACCAGATATCGCCGGAGTTTCAGTCGCTGGTGTCACAGGCGGTGTGTGAAGTGATGGAGTGTATCGAGTAACACAATGCACGAGTGGCTATCCCTTTTGATGAGGCTAGTGAATGCGATTTTGGATTCGATTAATCGGTCGCGTAAACAAGCGGCAACCGATTCTCCTAGTGAACATATTGCTAATGGTGGTCTCGTGCAGCGGAGTGAGAAAACCTTCGCCGATGTGGCCAACCAACCTGACCGTGATTGAGCTCGCTGATGGCGGACTTTGCCTTGACCGAGCTTCGGCAGAAAAGCTTGCCGCTTTTAAAGCGGAATTAGAGTCGTTGTAAGCGGGAGTATTGATGAAAAGTATCGCGCATGAACTTACGGTATTGGTGGATAAATCCAAGCCGTTTCGTTCGTTGTTGGTAAAAGCTGAGGTGGGTGGCTCCGTCGAACTGCAATATGAGCTCGATGGTGAGCGGATCACCGCACAAACCTTTACTGCGACAGGTCACTATGAGCTGGTGATCTTGCGTAGCGGATACCTTGTTCCAAATAATGCCCTCTTTTCCTTGGTGTAAGCATGGTCGATCAACAGCCACTTTGGGTACGCCGAGTCTTGGTGAGCCGCGAACGCTACGCCCCATATTTTGATGGTTTAACGCAATATGCCGTATTGGATAAACCTATGGTTTTCACTGGTGATTTTGATATTTCTATTGAGGCCGAAGGGTTAAGAAACGACAGTTTTCAAGCGCTCTTTTCTGGAGAGACGGTCGATAACTTCTTTCGATTGCTTCAAGGTGGCAGTGGGATCCAGTGCTATATCGGTGGTGCAATTGTCTCTTGGTTGACCAATCAGTTTGATGCGTCTCAGCCTCATCATTACCGGCTGAAACGGGTGGGGTCCGTGGCCTCCATTGGGGTTGATGGCGAATGGAAAGTCAGCCGTGAAGGTATTCAAACGCCGCTCACCGTCACTCGTATGATGCGCTCTTGGACCACCTCACTTTTCACAAGAGGGCAGATCCGCGAGCTCATCATTCAAGGGGCGGTGTATCCCTTAGATCAGAAAGAGAGTGCTATTCAAAGAAGCCAGCCAGATAACGGTAATTCGCTGACCATCATCAACCATACCAAAGCGATGTGGAGACGTGTATGAGCCTCTATCAGATGTATGCTTTTCTTTCGCTGCCCGAGTGGCAAATGCGTTTTATATCCCGATTTCCTGATGCGGTTAAGGTTCAGGGCTATAAGCTGGCGGTGTTTTTGAATACAGAAAAAGAGGCGTTGATGCGTCAGGCGAGCCAAGTAGTCGAACTGGAAGCGAGCGCCATTATCACCGCACTGGCCACACAAAATCACGCCTGCATGATCTGTGATTACGCTGCCGCCATGCAGGTTTGCCAGCATTTCGAGTCCAGCGAGCAATAGTCCCCATGAGTATTCAGTGCCGAGCCTTGTGCTCGGCTTTGTTGTTTTTGTCGCTAAGCGTTTTTTCGAGAGCGCTTAACCGCACAGACAGCGACACGTCTAATCAAAGGAGTCACCATGAATACCCATCAAGACACGATTGCCGTCACTGGTAATGAAACATTGGAAGAGCTGGAAGCTTTGTTGGAATCGATGGAAGCGGAAGAAAGTCGCCCAACAGTCGAGAAGGAACAAGGCGCTGACGAGCACCTTGCTCCCTCTTCACAATCGCAAAGCGTGGAAGGTTTAGACGGCGATACCGATGCAGCCTCGCCAACTGCAGAGCCTAACGCAAAGCCAGACGGTATTCTTGCCAAAGACCAAAAGCACATTATCCCGATGGAGGTGCTCGAGCGAGAGCGGCAAGAAAAAGCTCAGCTTCGCCAAGAGCTTGAAGAGTTAAAAGCGCATTCAGCGCAGCTTGAAAAAGCGCAGCGCATGATTGATGTACGTAATAAACAACTCGAGGAATTGGGCGTTGCGCCGGCTGACTTACCTGAAGATGTCACCATTGATGAAAAAAAACTTGCTGCGTTACAGGAGGATTACCCCGAGCTCGCCCCTTTCTTTTTGGCTATGAATAACAAAATTGAGGCGTTGGTTTCTAGCGGCACGGTGGCGGCCTCGACCACACCACCGGAGACTGAAAGCGCCGCACCAGTGGACAACGCTGAGTTGACGACGGCGCTACAAGCAAACGCGGATCTGCAGTCGTGGATGAGTGAAGGTGGGGCGCGTTGGAATGCCGCGCAGCAAATTGATGACCATTTGGCTTCAAGTTCTGAATGGGCGAATCGAAGCTACGCCGAGCGATTTGAAGAGGTCAGTAAGCGGGTACGACTGGCATTTGGTGATGAGCCGAAATTGTCTGCCCAAGAGGCTCTGAGCGCGGCGCAAGAAGCAAGCCGTAAAGCGAAAAACGCTTTGCCTGCGTCACCGAGTGAGCTTGGCAATACTCATCGCACGGGGGATTCCGATCTGATGAACCGGGTACAGAGTGCTAACCACGAAGAGCTGGGTAAATTGTTTGACTCTCTCAGTGAAGCGCAAATCGAGCAACTGCTTTATAACGCTGGATTCTAAACCCGTTTTTCAAACACTAAGCCTCAGCTGACACGCTGGGGCTTTTTTATTGGAGTGAAAGTATGACAACCATTACTGACGGCGTGAAGTTACAGGAAACCGCGCTGTTCAAAGCGACCCTGCGCAATCGCTCGTTTACCAATATGTTGACCGAAGATGCGCCGCAGAGTGTGACCAGTAATAAAAAAGGCAATGAGCAAACCTCACCTCATGCTCCGATTGTCCGCTGCGCCGACTTAAGTAAATCGGCAGGGGATGAGGTAGAAATGCAGATTGTGCATGGTTTGACGAAAAAACCGACCATGGGCGATCGCCGAATTGCCGGACGGGGAGAAAGTTTAGAGTTCGCGGACTTCTCACTGAAAATCAACCAAGGCCGCCATCAAGTGGATTCTGGCGGTAAGATGACGCAGCAAAAGACTCGCCATCCACTGCGTAAACTCACTCGAGCTTTACTGCCGGATTACGTGAATACGTTGCAAGATCAGGTTACGACCGTGCACCTTGCCGGAGCGCGGGGGGATTATGCGACCGATGACATCATTGTGCCATTAGAAAGTGATACTGAGTTTGCCGAGATCATGGTCAATGATGTCTTGCCGCCAACGTATGATCGCCACTTCTTTGGGGGCGATGCGACCTCCTTTGAAGGACTCGATGCGGCGGATATTTTCTCGATTGAAACATTGGATAATATCGGTCTCTACCTTGAAGAGATGCCTCATCCACTGCAGCCAATCCGTTTTAATGACGACAAGATGGCGGGTGATGAGCCCTTCTATTTACTGAGTGTTACCCCACGTCAATGGAGTGACTTCTATACCTCAACCTCAGGTAAAGATTGGCAAAACCTCACTGCGAATGCGATTTCCCGATCGCGTAACTTTAATCATCCGGTGTTTCGTGGCGACTGTCTGATGCGGGGCAATATCTTGGTGCGCAAATACAAAGGTATGCCGATCCGTTTTAATCCTGGTTCTGTTGTCTCGATTTCCAATAACGATAAAGCAGCCAGTGTGCGTCAAGTCAATGCGGCCACCACCATAGATCGCGCCATGTTACTCGGCGGGCAGGCGTTGGCATACGCGTGGGGAAAAACGCAAGGTGGCCAATCCTTCCGTTATCACGAGGAAGATGTGGATGCGGGTAACCGTACCGAAGTCACGGTGTATTGGATGAATGGCTCCAAGAAAATTCGCTTTAAAGACAAAACGGGTCGCGTGAACGATCACGGAGTGATTGCGCTCGATACGGCTGTGAACCTGTAGTGGAGTAAACGTGAATGACTCATCGACAAAGTGAAACCTTTAACAACCGCGTCTACGTTGGGGCGCATGGCAATTTATCGCTTGAAGAAGGAAAACTCAGCGCCAAAAACACGCCTATCGACACGGTATTCGCTGTCTTGGAGCTGCCGATTGGTTTAAAGCTGACGGGGGTACGTCTAGTGACCAATGGGCTTGGAGCCTCGGTCAGCGTCGATATCAAAGTCAACGATATCGCCCTAGCGCTTGGGGAAGCGGTCGCCAATAAAGTCGCCAAGCAGATCCCGATCAAACCCGTGTACCTCAAAGAAAAGGGCACCCTGAACGTCACCATTAAAGGTGGTGTCGCCACAGGCGAGCTTCTCATCTTGCCGGAGTACGTCAACGTTGGGTATTAAGCCCAGCCACAGTAGAGAGGGAGGCTAAGAGCCTCCTTTGATTTTTGGGAGAGAGTGATGACGCATAAAATTGCTGTGGTCTATATCGGGCCTAAGCCAAAGAAAAAAGACACGGTCGCTGGCTCTAGGCTGGTGTTTCCGCGC from Vibrio tarriae includes the following:
- a CDS encoding glycoside hydrolase family 108 protein, with the translated sequence MFDVVFERLMPHEGGFQCDPKDRGNWTGGRIGVGELKGTNRGIAAMTYPHLDIKNLSYEQVKAIYFEDWWQALGMARFRPAMQYQLFDAAVQHGWHRAVKMLQNAVGEKPDGIIGPKTLSATQTMDLNDLLMRYIAYRITFYTKVSTFNEYGRGWMRRVAQCLLFAAMDNDL
- a CDS encoding phage holin family protein, giving the protein MPLKEPESWTQLQSIGLALMAIWGGLVTYIIDIRKKNRPFRWVEALMQIIVSGFAGALCALAAMYFEWPQELAGFACGISGYAGSRILAIFERKFISSISNQP
- a CDS encoding endonuclease/exonuclease/phosphatase family protein translates to MKLTHLAAITNLILLSTSSLASDFLIDGSVKTNNIRVGSYNIMASRMGDTDAIVEVIRNMNVDIIGLQEVDNMTGRSGKNFSKSGSSPLNQAEYIAKKLGMNFYFCKAIEHDGGEYGTAVLSKFKLKLNKSMILPNIEGAEQRAACAVEINIPSYPAPIMLVTTHLDFTTQALRAEQVRTLQTQFSYWQFKHALPIIVGDLNLPPQSTEYQDLTAWYNDTDSELKYTAPSWNPDRKIDYILTSSAQKWDINSVFVPKPTDKATTDSKPYALISDHLPLIVEMKLTEQ
- a CDS encoding portal protein; translated protein: MMQHAKLDTFMLRILSDIDGQPDWRSAAKVATAYYDGDQLDPRVKDKLKQRGQPTTIHNLIAPTIDGVLGMEAKTRTDLLVCADDPDEQMELMAEAVNAEFADAARLGRLDKARSEAYGSQIKAGVGFVEAYRNPNPFGPKYKIKLIPRDEVFWDWFSTEPDWSDCRWVMRMRWIDIDELASLVPHKAKVLEYAKKDWRGFVDVENLEGLDPLLTSAHEAFNHWSRDHSEYLSHNRERIRLQIVYVRHIERKAVLETQDGRVMEFDPNDLAHAMALAMERATLRQAQVSRIKEEWYAGMYHLLSRDCAAPNGQFPIVPFWGFRKDASGEPYGLIARAIPAQDEVNFRRIKLTWLLQAKRVLMDEDATNMSQQQILEEVERPDGLIKLNPQRKNQKSISEVFQVQQDFNIAAQQFNVMQDSMKLIQDTMGVYGAFLGQESNATSGIAIANLVEQGATTLAEINDNYNFGSQLLGELLLGYILEDMREQHNKAIVINRNDKRKRKTVVMNHVDEQGLLTNDLTRLRAHIALAPIQQTAAYKSQLAERMMMITAQLPPEVQITVIDLVLELTDVPNKQEFMERVRAALNIEKEPEDMTEEEQAELAAQKQQEQQLQQKQLELQMREMEAKVLKLESEAKNIMAKAQREEGLTDSQRYDNAKTQAETKRILQEIENLNLEMTQMQSQMLQTVEAMIEQM
- a CDS encoding phage capsid family protein produces the protein MTTITDGVKLQETALFKATLRNRSFTNMLTEDAPQSVTSNKKGNEQTSPHAPIVRCADLSKSAGDEVEMQIVHGLTKKPTMGDRRIAGRGESLEFADFSLKINQGRHQVDSGGKMTQQKTRHPLRKLTRALLPDYVNTLQDQVTTVHLAGARGDYATDDIIVPLESDTEFAEIMVNDVLPPTYDRHFFGGDATSFEGLDAADIFSIETLDNIGLYLEEMPHPLQPIRFNDDKMAGDEPFYLLSVTPRQWSDFYTSTSGKDWQNLTANAISRSRNFNHPVFRGDCLMRGNILVRKYKGMPIRFNPGSVVSISNNDKAASVRQVNAATTIDRAMLLGGQALAYAWGKTQGGQSFRYHEEDVDAGNRTEVTVYWMNGSKKIRFKDKTGRVNDHGVIALDTAVNL